The following proteins are co-located in the Rippkaea orientalis PCC 8801 genome:
- a CDS encoding ABA4-like family protein, producing MLDLDLIFNGANLFVLPFWLMMIVLPKWGLTQKVIASYLPFVPLTLLYLSLFILTLDPESAAAFSNPTLSVIAQLFSQEKIALTGWVHFIVLDFFVGRYIYLAGQRTGVWTIHSLILCLFAGPLGLLSHIVTTWIMNKDSQPEETQVI from the coding sequence ATGCTTGATCTTGATTTAATATTTAATGGTGCTAATCTTTTCGTCTTACCTTTTTGGTTAATGATGATTGTTTTGCCGAAGTGGGGACTGACTCAAAAAGTCATTGCTTCTTACCTTCCCTTTGTTCCCCTAACACTGTTGTATTTGTCCTTATTTATTCTCACCTTAGATCCCGAATCAGCCGCCGCTTTTTCTAATCCTACCCTTTCAGTGATTGCTCAACTGTTTAGTCAAGAAAAAATTGCCTTAACGGGTTGGGTTCACTTTATTGTCCTCGATTTTTTTGTCGGTCGCTATATTTATTTAGCTGGACAACGGACAGGAGTTTGGACTATTCATTCTTTGATACTTTGTTTATTTGCTGGTCCATTAGGATTACTCTCTCATATTGTCACCACTTGGATTATGAATAAGGATTCTCAACCCGAAGAAACTCAAGTGATTTGA
- a CDS encoding pentapeptide repeat-containing protein → MANQDHIDLLTRSVEIWNEWRDNNIDVIPDLQGANLSHNDLRNANLIGANLEGAILYGVNLTGAFLRKASLRNADLTSATCFRTMLGKADLSYAFLTNADLSKAYLSKANLTGAYLIECYLVDTNLQEAILFEADLSNAYLTGANLEQANLEKANLVKADLSGAKITGANFEGANMTDIICANSLANDESYETTINVSQIMESVVQSTHQRVNYNNKVSVNSLDRSSCVQEDIIGKMERLEFENITLKLQIQKIYEERSHLLQEISKLTNSISKYSVNN, encoded by the coding sequence ATGGCTAACCAAGATCACATCGACCTCCTCACACGCAGTGTAGAAATCTGGAACGAATGGCGCGATAACAACATCGATGTTATCCCCGATCTCCAAGGAGCGAACTTAAGCCATAATGACCTCAGAAATGCTAACCTGATTGGAGCCAATCTCGAAGGAGCTATTCTTTACGGGGTTAATTTAACGGGGGCTTTCTTGCGTAAAGCCAGTCTCCGTAATGCCGATCTAACCTCGGCAACTTGTTTTAGAACCATGTTAGGAAAAGCTGATTTAAGTTATGCTTTTTTAACCAATGCAGATCTCAGTAAAGCCTATTTGTCTAAGGCAAATCTAACGGGTGCTTATTTAATTGAATGTTATTTAGTTGATACTAATCTTCAAGAAGCTATCCTTTTTGAAGCGGATCTTAGTAATGCTTATTTAACCGGTGCTAATTTAGAGCAAGCTAATCTAGAAAAAGCTAATCTTGTTAAGGCAGACTTAAGCGGAGCTAAAATTACGGGAGCCAACTTTGAAGGAGCAAATATGACTGACATTATTTGCGCTAACTCCTTAGCAAATGATGAAAGCTATGAGACAACAATAAATGTTTCTCAAATTATGGAAAGCGTTGTTCAGTCAACTCATCAAAGGGTTAATTATAACAATAAAGTTTCTGTCAATTCTTTAGACCGATCATCTTGTGTTCAGGAAGATATCATTGGCAAGATGGAAAGATTGGAGTTTGAAAATATAACGTTGAAATTGCAAATCCAAAAAATTTATGAAGAACGCTCCCATTTACTTCAGGAAATTTCTAAGCTAACTAATTCTATCTCTAAATATTCTGTCAATAATTAA
- a CDS encoding filamentous hemagglutinin N-terminal domain-containing protein, which produces MKQLTFLNSNNLKFRLTLISGIILLSTGLTIDSLEAQTSPIIPDNTLPINSQVTPNGNQLIINQGTSAGNNLFHSFEAFSLPTGYEAFFNNSLAIQNIFSRVTGTSISNIDGIIRANGIANLFFLNPNGIIFGSNAQLDIGGSFFGSTANSILFEDNSEFSATNPNNSSLLSISMPIGLQFRDNSAQIQVQGAGHQLQLVDPLIFFSVQQPNNPNLGLQVQDGKTLALVGGLVNLEGGIITAPEGNIELGGVKSGLVRLNSSGIGWTLDYQQVDNFQNIALTQKALVDTSGNSGGSIQVQGSQIALLDGSVIWIENRGSQPSGNIAIHSSQSVELKGLNGDRSTIFPSTIFTQAIGQGKGGDILISTEQLNMDEISRVDALTLLGGARGGNLVLNARDSINMNSGSPLIDTSILSRTQFSGDAGNITVSTNKLTITNGGTLISPSNIGTGNAGDVTVKAVEIEIIGVNPGNLVSSQISTPTRDGNAGNVEINTARLILRDGGLVNSATLATGNAGSVRINASESVEISGTFPQSILASQISSSALIIDEALQQLFGIDPIPTGASGNVTVNTPQLTITNQGLISVRNDGTGDAGNLEINADSIVLDNQGGIAASTASGEGGNIFLNLGNNLRMNNSSFITATAGGGGNSGNITIDTPILILQNGATISALSILRQGGDIELEGLQTLEIRDNSEISVSTETGEAGSIGINQNQTPVKTVDITNGSRLAAQATQPQGEAGSISVNTTNLAVNQGSSISAANISGRTGGDINLLNLGRLEVNGAEISATTRDGKAGNLAINQGQTPVKIIELNAGSLTVEATGMGESGNLTVNALSLNLQNNAEISASTNFGQGGDITLEGLDTLEVNNSQISASTQAGRGGNLTIKTTNSVQLSGQGKLSVEATQGGRAGNLSLETGQMSISERANVTVSSPQGQAGNLTIKANSLSLNNGFITAETGQSEGEEGANITLRISDFITLENESLISATANGSADGGNIDIETPFLIVFPSSPNGSDIIAKAEQGSGGRIAINSQGIFGIEEGIATPGNQRNDLDASSESGSTGEILLNRELDPNRGLVELPETIVDPNSLIAQNACQRGTQSEFSVTGRGGLPPSLNEDLSSEATQVDLVQPAPFMKLEGRRQEAGGRRQNISPPSTSSGQTPVIPAQGWIFNEKGEIVLVAYDPTMTDSQRLRKQGNGCHQQS; this is translated from the coding sequence ATGAAACAATTGACTTTTTTGAATTCAAATAATCTTAAATTTAGATTAACTTTAATCAGTGGCATTATTCTATTATCGACGGGATTAACTATCGATTCTCTTGAAGCACAAACGTCTCCTATTATTCCTGATAATACCTTACCGATTAATTCCCAAGTAACGCCTAATGGCAATCAATTGATTATCAACCAAGGAACGTCAGCAGGAAACAATCTTTTTCATAGTTTTGAAGCCTTTTCACTGCCTACAGGTTACGAAGCTTTTTTTAACAATTCTTTGGCGATTCAGAACATTTTTAGTCGAGTAACAGGGACTTCAATTTCTAATATTGATGGAATCATTCGAGCCAATGGGATAGCCAATTTATTTTTCTTAAATCCTAATGGAATTATCTTTGGATCTAATGCACAATTAGACATTGGCGGTTCTTTTTTTGGCAGTACAGCTAATAGTATTCTCTTTGAGGATAACAGTGAGTTTAGTGCAACTAACCCAAATAATTCCTCATTACTCTCTATATCCATGCCTATTGGCTTACAATTTAGAGACAATTCCGCTCAAATTCAAGTCCAAGGAGCGGGACATCAATTACAATTAGTTGATCCCCTAATTTTCTTTTCTGTTCAACAACCTAATAACCCCAACCTAGGACTTCAAGTTCAAGATGGAAAAACCTTAGCCTTAGTTGGAGGATTGGTTAATCTAGAAGGAGGGATTATTACAGCACCAGAGGGAAATATTGAATTAGGTGGAGTAAAATCTGGTTTAGTCCGACTTAATTCAAGTGGCATAGGTTGGACGTTAGACTATCAACAAGTAGACAATTTTCAAAACATAGCACTCACCCAAAAAGCCTTAGTAGATACCAGTGGCAACAGTGGGGGATCTATCCAAGTTCAAGGATCTCAAATTGCCCTCCTAGATGGCTCCGTTATTTGGATAGAAAATAGGGGATCTCAACCCAGTGGTAATATAGCAATTCATAGTTCCCAATCAGTTGAATTAAAAGGATTAAATGGAGATAGAAGCACGATTTTTCCTAGCACAATTTTTACGCAAGCAATAGGACAAGGAAAAGGCGGTGATATTCTTATTTCTACCGAGCAATTGAATATGGATGAAATATCCCGTGTAGACGCTTTAACCTTATTAGGAGGAGCAAGAGGGGGTAATCTGGTACTCAATGCTCGTGATTCTATCAATATGAATTCAGGTTCCCCGTTGATTGATACCAGTATCCTGTCTCGAACCCAATTTTCAGGAGACGCAGGAAACATTACCGTATCAACCAATAAGCTAACCATCACCAATGGAGGTACGCTGATCTCTCCGTCCAATATTGGAACTGGGAATGCAGGGGATGTCACCGTCAAGGCTGTGGAAATTGAGATAATAGGAGTCAACCCTGGAAACTTAGTGTCTAGCCAAATTTCTACCCCTACCCGTGATGGGAATGCTGGCAACGTAGAAATTAATACCGCAAGGCTCATTCTTCGGGATGGAGGCTTAGTTAATTCCGCTACCTTAGCCACTGGCAATGCTGGAAGTGTTAGGATTAATGCCTCCGAATCCGTCGAGATTAGTGGTACATTTCCTCAGTCTATTCTGGCCTCTCAAATCAGTTCATCGGCTCTAATTATTGATGAAGCATTACAGCAACTGTTCGGAATTGACCCTATCCCCACTGGTGCATCAGGGAATGTAACCGTTAATACCCCTCAATTAACCATTACGAATCAAGGATTAATCAGTGTTCGTAATGATGGAACAGGTGATGCAGGGAATTTAGAGATCAATGCTGATTCGATTGTTCTCGATAATCAAGGTGGTATTGCTGCATCGACTGCCTCTGGAGAAGGTGGCAATATTTTCCTTAATCTAGGGAATAATCTACGAATGAACAATAGCAGTTTTATCACCGCTACCGCAGGGGGAGGGGGTAATAGTGGCAACATAACCATTGATACCCCCATCTTAATCCTTCAGAACGGTGCAACTATTTCTGCTTTAAGCATCTTAAGACAAGGGGGAGATATTGAGTTAGAAGGTCTACAAACCCTAGAAATTAGAGATAACAGTGAAATTTCTGTTTCTACTGAAACCGGAGAAGCTGGCAGTATTGGGATTAATCAAAATCAAACCCCAGTGAAAACAGTTGACATCACCAACGGTAGCCGCTTAGCTGCCCAAGCCACTCAACCCCAAGGGGAAGCGGGAAGTATCAGCGTTAACACTACAAATCTAGCGGTTAATCAAGGTTCCTCCATCTCTGCAGCTAATATCTCAGGAAGAACTGGAGGCGATATTAACCTCCTGAATTTAGGTCGTTTAGAAGTCAATGGGGCAGAAATTTCAGCAACTACTCGCGATGGCAAGGCAGGTAACTTAGCGATTAATCAAGGTCAAACTCCCGTCAAGATAATCGAACTGAATGCAGGTAGTCTCACCGTTGAAGCTACCGGAATGGGAGAATCTGGCAACCTTACTGTTAACGCACTAAGCTTAAATTTACAAAATAACGCTGAAATTTCAGCCTCAACGAATTTCGGACAAGGGGGGGACATAACCCTAGAAGGGTTAGATACCCTTGAGGTCAACAATAGTCAGATTTCGGCTTCAACTCAGGCTGGACGCGGTGGCAACTTAACCATTAAGACGACTAATTCTGTTCAGCTAAGTGGGCAAGGAAAGCTATCAGTGGAAGCAACACAAGGCGGTAGAGCGGGGAATTTAAGCCTAGAAACCGGGCAAATGAGCATTAGCGAGAGGGCAAACGTGACCGTTAGCAGTCCCCAAGGACAAGCCGGGAATCTGACCATTAAGGCGAATAGCTTGTCATTAAATAACGGTTTTATAACGGCTGAAACCGGGCAAAGTGAGGGCGAAGAAGGCGCGAATATTACTTTGAGGATCTCAGACTTCATCACCCTGGAAAATGAAAGTCTCATCTCTGCTACGGCTAATGGGTCTGCCGATGGGGGTAACATTGATATCGAAACCCCATTTTTAATCGTTTTCCCAAGCAGTCCTAATGGTAGCGATATCATTGCCAAAGCAGAACAGGGTAGCGGGGGTCGTATTGCCATTAACAGCCAAGGAATCTTCGGGATTGAAGAAGGTATAGCCACGCCAGGGAATCAACGCAATGACCTTGATGCTAGTTCAGAATCGGGTTCAACGGGAGAAATTCTGCTCAACCGCGAACTTGACCCCAACCGAGGCTTAGTGGAACTCCCTGAAACCATTGTTGATCCCAATAGTCTCATTGCTCAAAATGCTTGTCAACGGGGGACACAAAGCGAATTTTCTGTAACCGGACGCGGGGGATTACCCCCTAGTCTCAATGAAGACTTGAGCAGCGAGGCAACTCAAGTCGATTTAGTGCAACCTGCTCCGTTTATGAAGTTAGAAGGCAGGAGGCAGGAGGCAGGAGGCAGGAGGCAAAATATTTCCCCACCCTCTACTTCTTCAGGACAGACCCCCGTAATTCCGGCTCAAGGCTGGATATTTAATGAGAAAGGAGAAATCGTCCTTGTTGCCTATGATCCTACGATGACGGATTCCCAACGTTTGCGAAAACAGGGTAATGGCTGTCATCAGCAATCATGA
- a CDS encoding PD-(D/E)XK nuclease family protein — translation MDEQGLIRLSQSHLNLLETCPPQFQRLYLEQLGTPISPEQQDKLTWGSQFHRLMQQRELGLSIDYLLEEDEQLKSSLQALVNTVPYLNNISLSNWKEAEHCRTLELEGYLLTVIYDLLIAEPNKAEILDWKTYLQPEKPQKLATHWQTRLYLYILAETSDYLPEEISLTYWFVKLPTQPQSLTFSYDSQQHQKNHQDLIHLLNQLQNWLENYWQKGIDFPHLANCQTTCPYYQTTRGETVHELGHINSQNDWLLTLEEIEEVPL, via the coding sequence ATGGACGAACAAGGGTTGATTCGTTTATCTCAGTCTCATTTGAATTTGTTAGAAACTTGTCCTCCGCAATTTCAAAGGCTTTATTTAGAACAATTAGGAACCCCAATTAGTCCAGAACAACAGGATAAATTAACTTGGGGAAGTCAATTTCATCGCTTAATGCAACAGCGAGAATTAGGATTATCAATTGATTATTTGTTAGAAGAAGATGAGCAATTAAAATCCTCTTTACAAGCGTTAGTTAATACAGTTCCTTATCTCAATAATATTTCTTTGAGCAATTGGAAAGAAGCCGAACATTGCCGAACCTTAGAATTAGAAGGATATTTATTAACCGTTATTTATGATTTGCTAATTGCTGAACCCAATAAAGCTGAGATTTTGGATTGGAAAACCTATCTTCAACCGGAAAAACCCCAAAAATTGGCTACCCATTGGCAAACGCGATTATATTTATATATCTTAGCTGAAACCTCTGATTATTTACCTGAAGAAATTTCTCTGACCTATTGGTTTGTTAAGCTACCTACTCAACCCCAATCTTTAACTTTTTCCTATGATAGTCAACAACACCAAAAAAATCATCAAGATTTAATACACTTGTTAAATCAACTGCAAAATTGGTTAGAAAATTATTGGCAAAAAGGAATTGATTTTCCCCATTTAGCTAATTGTCAAACAACTTGCCCCTATTATCAAACTACTAGGGGTGAAACTGTCCATGAATTAGGACATATCAACAGTCAAAATGATTGGTTATTAACCCTTGAAGAAATAGAAGAAGTTCCTTTATAG
- a CDS encoding DEAD/DEAH box helicase yields MSILHGSWINEIDQSYLFIWGETWRSVEPQLSNDDSVSLHPFSLNQAELINFLQSKELALKINPEQQSKREIIYLPSINKVIKSEQRSLPILSSQVTDKDQLIKNDAYELSPWQVEGLSLNARQTINLLNQLPLGFSEKNTQYLGEDLRFWTHVYRWSLDLLARKKFLPGVIHLDNDTAQSQWFPILDSTLDQTRFSQFNQWIPRVCLSYNITDKPLVSQPLILDFLRNIINVNIPLITSSIPLPNKNLLVQRWLRSLKEKEKNFGANERDIKRLENALHNWVLSIEEYLVTPTNKNLGINQFRVCFQLQPPSSSQVNSGDVNWKLNYYLQALDDSSFLVDAQTIWRSPFEKLSWQGRTIEHPQETLLKGLGLASRLYYAIAENLQESQPHYCELNPIQVYEFIRSTALILEDNGLGVILPSSLTKGEEEKRLGISIEAQVTPKKDERLSLKSLLNYQLKIAIGDQSISQQEFEKLLAQKSPLVEINGEWIALQPADVRAAQSIFNQSYEPIKLSVEDALRLSTGETQVIAKLPIVKFEASGTLQELINNLTNNQSIQIIDNPPGFKGQLRPYQQRGVGWLAFLEKWGLGACLADDMGLGKTPQLIAFLLHLKAENLLNKPTLVVCPTSVLNNWEREVKKFAPTLSTWIHHGDKRKKGKNFAQEVKTKNLVITSYSLLYRDAKILEEIEWQGVVLDEAQNIKNPQAKQSQAVRKLKTEFRIALTGTPVENRLAELWSILDFLNPTFLGTQQFFQRRFATPIEKYGDRESLQILRSLVRPFILRRLKTDQDIIQDLPEKQEMNVFCGLSSEQAELYQKLVDSSLEELEDKTGIQRQGLILSLLVKLKQICNHPAQFLKEKQLNFPHRSGKLMRLEEMLEELIEEGDRALIFTQFSEWGKLLQPYLMAKFSQEVLFLHGGTRREQRQVMIDRFQNAPDGPQLFILSLKAGGTGLNLTRANHVFHIDRWWNPAVENQATDRAFRIGQKRNVQVHKFVCTGTLEDKINEMLETKKQLAEQTVDAGENWLTQLDTDQLRTLLLLDRDAIIDE; encoded by the coding sequence ATGTCTATATTACATGGCAGTTGGATTAATGAAATAGACCAAAGTTACTTATTTATTTGGGGGGAAACTTGGCGTAGTGTTGAGCCCCAATTATCTAATGATGACTCTGTATCGTTGCATCCTTTTAGTTTAAATCAAGCAGAATTAATTAATTTTTTACAATCGAAAGAATTAGCTTTAAAAATCAATCCCGAACAACAATCAAAGAGAGAAATTATTTATTTACCTAGTATTAATAAAGTTATTAAATCTGAGCAACGAAGTCTACCAATATTATCTTCTCAAGTTACGGATAAAGATCAACTAATCAAGAATGATGCTTATGAGTTATCCCCTTGGCAAGTAGAAGGATTATCTCTAAATGCACGACAAACCATTAATTTATTAAATCAATTACCCCTAGGGTTTTCCGAAAAAAATACTCAGTATTTAGGAGAAGATCTCAGATTTTGGACTCATGTTTATCGTTGGAGCCTTGATTTATTGGCTCGCAAGAAATTTTTACCAGGAGTCATCCATTTAGATAATGATACGGCTCAAAGTCAATGGTTTCCCATCCTAGATAGTACCTTAGATCAAACGCGCTTTTCTCAATTTAATCAATGGATTCCTAGGGTTTGTTTGTCCTATAATATAACCGATAAACCTTTAGTCTCACAACCCTTAATTTTAGATTTTTTAAGAAATATTATCAATGTTAATATTCCTTTGATAACTTCATCTATACCTCTACCCAATAAAAACTTATTAGTTCAACGATGGCTTAGATCGTTAAAAGAAAAAGAAAAAAATTTTGGAGCCAATGAAAGGGATATTAAAAGACTTGAAAATGCTCTACATAATTGGGTATTATCGATAGAAGAATATTTGGTTACTCCGACGAATAAAAACTTAGGCATTAATCAATTTAGGGTTTGTTTTCAACTACAACCGCCATCATCGTCACAAGTTAATAGCGGTGACGTTAATTGGAAGTTAAACTATTATTTACAAGCTTTAGATGATAGCTCATTTCTAGTTGATGCCCAAACCATTTGGAGATCTCCGTTTGAAAAATTGTCTTGGCAAGGCCGAACCATTGAACATCCACAAGAAACCCTATTAAAAGGCTTGGGATTAGCTTCTCGTCTCTATTATGCCATTGCAGAAAATTTACAAGAAAGCCAACCCCATTATTGTGAATTAAATCCCATTCAAGTCTATGAATTTATCCGCTCTACTGCCTTAATATTAGAGGATAATGGACTAGGGGTTATCCTCCCGTCTAGTTTAACCAAAGGGGAAGAAGAAAAGCGATTAGGAATTAGTATTGAAGCACAGGTAACTCCCAAAAAAGACGAACGTTTAAGCTTAAAAAGCTTACTAAATTATCAGTTAAAAATTGCTATTGGAGATCAAAGTATTTCTCAACAAGAATTTGAGAAATTGTTAGCACAAAAATCTCCTTTAGTAGAAATTAATGGAGAATGGATTGCGCTACAACCAGCCGATGTTCGAGCAGCACAAAGCATTTTTAATCAATCCTACGAACCGATTAAATTATCCGTAGAAGATGCTCTGCGTCTGAGTACAGGAGAGACTCAAGTAATAGCGAAACTTCCTATTGTGAAATTTGAAGCATCGGGTACTTTACAGGAATTAATTAATAATTTAACCAATAATCAATCAATTCAAATTATTGATAATCCCCCCGGATTTAAAGGTCAATTACGACCCTATCAACAGAGAGGAGTAGGATGGTTAGCTTTCCTAGAAAAATGGGGGTTAGGAGCTTGTTTAGCTGATGATATGGGGTTAGGAAAAACTCCACAATTAATTGCATTTTTGCTCCATTTAAAAGCAGAAAATCTCTTGAATAAACCCACTTTAGTTGTTTGTCCAACTTCAGTGTTAAATAATTGGGAGAGAGAAGTTAAAAAATTTGCTCCCACCCTATCCACTTGGATTCATCATGGAGACAAACGAAAAAAAGGCAAAAATTTTGCTCAAGAAGTGAAGACAAAAAATCTTGTCATTACTAGCTATTCTTTACTCTATCGTGATGCAAAAATATTAGAAGAAATTGAATGGCAAGGAGTGGTGCTAGACGAAGCACAAAATATTAAAAATCCTCAAGCAAAACAGTCCCAAGCAGTGCGTAAATTAAAGACAGAATTTCGCATTGCATTAACCGGAACTCCCGTAGAAAATCGACTAGCAGAATTATGGTCAATTTTAGATTTTCTCAACCCCACTTTTTTAGGAACACAACAATTTTTTCAACGTCGTTTTGCAACACCAATTGAAAAATATGGTGATCGCGAGTCCTTACAAATTTTGCGATCGCTGGTTCGTCCGTTTATCTTACGACGCTTAAAAACTGATCAAGATATTATTCAGGATCTCCCTGAAAAACAAGAAATGAATGTGTTTTGTGGGTTATCCTCAGAACAAGCAGAACTCTATCAAAAACTGGTCGATAGTTCCCTCGAAGAATTAGAAGATAAAACGGGGATTCAACGACAAGGACTGATTTTAAGTTTACTGGTTAAATTAAAACAAATTTGTAACCATCCCGCACAATTTTTAAAAGAAAAGCAGTTAAATTTTCCTCACCGTTCCGGTAAATTAATGCGTTTAGAAGAGATGTTAGAGGAGTTGATAGAAGAAGGCGATCGCGCTTTAATTTTTACTCAATTTTCAGAATGGGGAAAACTTCTACAACCCTATTTAATGGCTAAATTTTCCCAAGAAGTTCTTTTTTTGCATGGAGGAACCCGTCGAGAACAACGACAAGTAATGATTGATCGCTTTCAAAATGCACCCGACGGACCACAGCTTTTTATTCTCTCTTTAAAAGCTGGAGGAACGGGATTAAATTTAACCCGTGCTAATCATGTTTTTCATATTGATCGGTGGTGGAACCCTGCGGTAGAAAATCAAGCAACTGATCGCGCTTTTCGTATTGGACAAAAACGCAATGTTCAAGTCCATAAATTTGTCTGTACAGGAACCTTGGAAGACAAAATTAATGAAATGTTAGAAACTAAAAAACAATTAGCAGAACAAACTGTTGATGCAGGAGAAAATTGGTTAACACAATTAGATACCGATCAATTACGCACGCTGTTATTATTAGATCGGGATGCGATTATTGATGAATAA
- a CDS encoding aldo/keto reductase, with translation MSMDNTSTRRIFLLTGLTMMSTIACHSGKHWQGSQANPKPSTTVIQSMPEVLLGNTGVSVPVLGLGGAGQTPLSRQGQEKSAIALIEAAISLGIRYFDTAANYGPSEDYLGQVLPAYRSEVFLASKTDRRDRDGAWRDLERSLNRLKTDYLDLWQLHHVSFDEELTEIFGQNGAIKAIEEAKAQKIIRFAGITGHHDPDVIATALTRYNFDTTLIALNAADIHHPHPFMTTVLPVAKDKNVGVIAMKVPAYGRLFKPGVLKGMEQAMGYVLSLPGVHCCIIAAETVEQLRGNVQVAAAFQPLPPETMKAIEQLTAHVWEDNTFFRQWT, from the coding sequence ATGTCTATGGATAACACCAGTACCCGTCGTATTTTTCTATTGACTGGTCTAACGATGATGAGTACTATTGCCTGTCATTCAGGCAAACATTGGCAAGGATCACAAGCCAATCCTAAACCATCAACGACCGTCATTCAATCGATGCCAGAGGTTCTTTTGGGTAATACGGGGGTATCTGTACCCGTGTTGGGGTTAGGAGGTGCGGGACAGACTCCTCTATCGAGGCAAGGACAAGAAAAGTCAGCGATCGCCCTCATTGAAGCCGCTATCAGTCTGGGGATTCGTTATTTTGATACAGCAGCCAATTATGGACCGAGTGAAGATTATTTAGGCCAAGTGTTACCCGCTTATCGTTCCGAGGTCTTTTTAGCCAGTAAAACTGATCGACGCGATCGCGATGGAGCTTGGCGAGACTTGGAGCGATCGCTCAACCGTTTGAAGACAGATTATCTAGATCTGTGGCAATTACATCATGTCTCTTTTGACGAAGAATTGACGGAGATTTTTGGACAAAATGGAGCAATAAAAGCGATTGAAGAGGCAAAAGCCCAAAAAATCATTCGATTTGCTGGCATTACCGGACACCATGATCCCGATGTCATTGCCACTGCCTTAACCCGTTATAATTTTGACACAACCTTGATCGCGTTAAATGCAGCCGATATCCATCATCCCCATCCGTTTATGACAACAGTTTTACCCGTTGCGAAGGACAAAAATGTCGGGGTGATTGCTATGAAAGTTCCTGCCTATGGACGATTATTTAAACCAGGGGTATTAAAAGGAATGGAACAAGCGATGGGATATGTTTTGTCTTTGCCGGGGGTTCATTGTTGTATTATTGCTGCAGAAACAGTTGAACAATTAAGAGGAAATGTTCAAGTTGCAGCAGCTTTTCAACCGTTGCCACCAGAAACGATGAAGGCGATTGAACAATTAACAGCCCACGTTTGGGAAGATAATACGTTTTTTAGACAGTGGACTTAA